One Microbacter margulisiae genomic window carries:
- a CDS encoding heavy metal-binding domain-containing protein, which produces MKKKLLIAALVLATGGLLSLTASNRSVQNHQQTTKTVKHEKVIYTCPMHPKVVSDKPGSCPICGMTLVKKIVPVSAKKTVKH; this is translated from the coding sequence ATGAAAAAGAAACTTTTAATTGCCGCATTGGTATTGGCTACCGGAGGATTACTATCATTAACGGCCTCCAATAGAAGTGTTCAAAATCACCAACAAACAACCAAAACCGTTAAACACGAAAAAGTCATTTACACATGTCCCATGCATCCTAAAGTGGTCAGTGATAAACCGGGAAGCTGTCCGATATGTGGAATGACACTGGTAAAGAAAATCGTTCCAGTCTCGGCTAAGAAAACGGTAAAGCACTGA
- a CDS encoding copper-transporting P-type ATPase → MNTVEQFYCPMYCEGDKTYDQPGNCPVCGMHLVSSANQNQTKTGINPSVEHKSSHKAFQVKMILGKYYCPMHCEGDKTYDQPGNCPVCGMHLVSEEKGASAKHMIQPTQAVHQHRHTAAAMHHPLQTGKYYCPMYCEGDKTYDQPGNCPVCGMHLVTCEPATSMHHQMQKESMGHQHQHIAATSQGNAYSDKYYCPMHCEGDKTYDHSGDCPVCGMHLLKEESMTSSGLIYSCPMHPDIKQDHPGTCPTCGMQLVAGKKAPVSEEEKAYRRMAAKFWIALAFSVPVMVISMSGSIPALHLHQLASEKVWNWISFLLTTPVVFYAGREFFKRGWSSVRRKSPNMWTLISIGVGAAYLFSIAGLLFPGIFPAQFRDQNGDVHLYFEASSFILTLVLLGQMLELRAHSKTSSAIRSLLNLVPPVARIIHNGAEEEIPLENVQVGDLLKVRPGEKIPVDGAITEGTAIIDESMITGEPIPAEKSVKDKVTGGTINGKTAFEMRAEKVGRDTLLAHIVDMVNEASLTRAPIQRLADVAAKYFVQIVISISVLTFIAWTLWGPEPALVYAFVNAVAVLIIACPCALGLATPMSIMVGTGRGAQSGVLVKDARAMEEMSKVDTLLVDKTGTLTEGKPSLQKYLSFGELSNDAILQLAASIDADSEHPLAEAIVRGAKTNNIKLLKLDKFESVTGQGVQAHYKHKKIGLGNHRLMMNFGAAITDAQKEEVDKLQASGHTVMYLIIDQQVEGIVSVSDRIKETSAKAIRSLQKMGIKVHMLTGDNEATARAVAQELHLDGYKADCLPDDKYNKIKELQGQGHIVAMAGDGINDAPALAQANIGIAMGTGTDIAMQSAEITLVKGDLNGIVRARDLSNKVMKNIKQNLFFAFVYNALGIPVAAGILFPFFGILLSPILAATAMSFSSVSVISNALRVRRK, encoded by the coding sequence ATGAATACGGTAGAACAGTTTTATTGTCCAATGTATTGCGAAGGAGATAAAACATATGACCAGCCCGGAAATTGTCCGGTATGCGGAATGCATTTAGTGTCATCTGCAAATCAAAACCAGACGAAAACAGGTATAAACCCTTCTGTGGAACATAAATCATCGCATAAAGCCTTTCAGGTAAAAATGATTTTAGGAAAATATTATTGCCCGATGCATTGCGAAGGAGACAAAACATATGACCAACCCGGAAATTGTCCCGTTTGTGGAATGCATTTGGTATCGGAAGAAAAAGGTGCGTCCGCAAAACATATGATACAACCGACACAGGCAGTACATCAACACCGGCATACTGCTGCAGCAATGCATCATCCACTCCAGACAGGCAAATACTATTGTCCGATGTATTGCGAAGGGGATAAAACATATGATCAGCCCGGAAACTGCCCCGTTTGCGGAATGCATTTAGTGACCTGTGAACCAGCGACTTCAATGCATCATCAAATGCAGAAGGAATCAATGGGACACCAGCATCAACACATTGCTGCTACATCACAGGGAAATGCATACAGCGATAAATACTATTGTCCAATGCACTGTGAAGGAGATAAGACGTATGATCATTCGGGCGACTGTCCCGTTTGTGGAATGCACCTGCTAAAGGAAGAAAGCATGACATCTTCCGGGCTTATATACAGTTGTCCCATGCACCCTGATATCAAACAGGATCATCCCGGCACCTGCCCCACTTGTGGAATGCAGTTAGTAGCCGGAAAAAAAGCCCCGGTAAGTGAAGAAGAAAAAGCCTATCGGCGCATGGCAGCCAAATTCTGGATAGCGCTTGCCTTTAGTGTTCCGGTAATGGTAATCTCCATGTCCGGCTCAATCCCCGCCCTGCATCTGCATCAATTAGCATCAGAAAAAGTATGGAACTGGATATCCTTCCTGCTGACAACGCCGGTGGTATTCTATGCCGGACGGGAATTCTTCAAAAGGGGTTGGAGCTCCGTCAGAAGAAAATCACCAAATATGTGGACGCTTATTTCAATCGGTGTAGGTGCAGCCTATTTATTCAGCATTGCAGGGTTATTGTTTCCTGGCATCTTCCCGGCTCAGTTCAGAGATCAGAACGGCGATGTCCATCTCTATTTCGAAGCTTCATCGTTTATATTAACGCTGGTCTTATTGGGACAAATGCTCGAATTACGGGCACACAGCAAGACCAGTTCTGCTATCAGATCATTGCTGAATCTGGTACCACCGGTGGCCAGAATCATTCATAATGGAGCCGAAGAAGAGATTCCTCTTGAAAATGTTCAGGTCGGCGATCTTTTGAAAGTAAGGCCGGGAGAAAAAATCCCTGTAGACGGTGCCATCACCGAAGGCACAGCTATCATTGACGAAAGTATGATTACGGGGGAACCGATTCCTGCGGAAAAATCAGTAAAGGATAAGGTCACAGGAGGCACCATCAATGGCAAGACTGCCTTTGAGATGAGAGCCGAAAAAGTGGGACGTGATACATTGCTGGCTCATATTGTGGATATGGTCAACGAAGCAAGTCTGACACGCGCGCCTATCCAACGGCTGGCGGATGTGGCGGCAAAATATTTCGTCCAGATTGTCATTAGTATTTCTGTCCTGACATTCATTGCATGGACATTATGGGGCCCTGAACCGGCTCTTGTGTATGCCTTTGTCAATGCAGTAGCTGTCCTGATTATAGCCTGCCCCTGTGCATTGGGATTGGCAACTCCCATGTCCATCATGGTTGGTACCGGACGGGGAGCTCAATCAGGTGTATTGGTAAAAGACGCCCGTGCCATGGAGGAAATGAGTAAAGTGGATACCTTGCTTGTGGACAAAACCGGCACCTTAACCGAAGGAAAGCCAAGCTTGCAAAAATACCTCTCATTTGGCGAATTAAGCAATGACGCCATCCTACAACTGGCCGCTTCCATTGACGCAGACAGTGAACATCCGCTAGCGGAAGCCATTGTCAGGGGGGCAAAAACCAACAATATCAAACTGCTTAAACTCGATAAATTTGAATCCGTAACCGGACAGGGAGTACAGGCGCACTATAAGCATAAAAAAATCGGACTCGGCAATCACCGGTTAATGATGAATTTCGGAGCTGCAATCACTGACGCACAAAAAGAAGAAGTAGATAAATTGCAGGCATCCGGACATACTGTTATGTATCTTATCATTGACCAGCAAGTAGAAGGCATTGTTAGCGTCTCCGACAGAATAAAAGAGACTTCCGCCAAAGCCATCCGGTCATTGCAAAAAATGGGAATAAAGGTCCATATGCTGACTGGCGACAATGAAGCCACTGCCCGGGCTGTTGCGCAGGAACTTCATCTGGATGGTTACAAAGCGGACTGCTTACCTGATGACAAATACAATAAGATAAAAGAATTGCAGGGACAAGGACATATCGTGGCAATGGCTGGCGATGGCATCAATGATGCCCCTGCCCTGGCTCAGGCAAATATTGGAATTGCAATGGGGACGGGTACGGACATTGCCATGCAAAGCGCTGAAATTACGCTGGTAAAAGGTGACCTGAATGGCATTGTAAGGGCACGCGATCTAAGCAACAAGGTGATGAAAAATATTAAACAAAATCTCTTCTTTGCATTCGTTTACAACGCGCTGGGAATACCGGTCGCCGCAGGCATTCTCTTCCCTTTCTTCGGCATCTTGCTAAGTCCCATACTGGCTGCCACAGCCATGAGTTTTAGTTCGGTATCCGTAATTTCAAACGCATTGCGCGTGAGAAGGAAATAG
- a CDS encoding SHOCT domain-containing protein, with product MYGLHGMGMGFGFGWIIGIAVLVLIVWAIMKVVNNCHQPRKDDDRSGLDILKQRYANGEISKEEYEEMKRVIS from the coding sequence ATGTACGGATTGCATGGAATGGGAATGGGATTTGGCTTCGGTTGGATCATCGGGATTGCCGTTTTGGTATTAATAGTGTGGGCTATTATGAAAGTAGTGAATAATTGTCACCAGCCCCGAAAGGATGACGACAGATCAGGCCTTGACATATTAAAACAGCGTTATGCAAACGGCGAAATCAGTAAAGAAGAATACGAAGAAATGAAGCGTGTTATTTCGTAA
- a CDS encoding helix-turn-helix domain-containing protein, whose amino-acid sequence MDVYIKNMVCHRCKIVVSQIFKDAGIADAVVKMGIVQVETPLDDNALDHIQKQLNEVGFEIINDAKSRLIEQIKKRSIDYVYNAHEEQKESFSDYLSNHLNHSYNYLSSLYSSVEGTTIEKHLINLKIERVKELLVYDEKSLSEIAFEMGYSSVAHLSGQFKKVTGFTPSYFKQLGEHRRKPLDEI is encoded by the coding sequence ATGGATGTCTATATAAAAAACATGGTGTGTCACAGATGTAAAATCGTCGTCTCACAAATATTTAAAGATGCCGGGATTGCCGATGCAGTAGTAAAAATGGGAATAGTGCAGGTAGAAACACCTCTGGATGACAACGCTTTGGATCACATTCAAAAACAACTCAACGAAGTCGGGTTTGAAATCATAAATGATGCTAAAAGCCGCCTCATCGAACAGATAAAAAAGCGCTCCATCGATTATGTTTACAACGCACATGAAGAGCAAAAAGAAAGTTTTTCCGACTATTTATCCAATCACCTCAACCATAGCTACAACTATCTTAGCTCCCTCTATTCTTCCGTCGAAGGAACAACGATTGAAAAACATCTGATCAATCTCAAAATCGAACGCGTCAAAGAACTCCTGGTCTATGATGAAAAATCATTGAGCGAGATTGCTTTCGAAATGGGTTACAGTAGCGTAGCTCACCTTTCGGGGCAGTTTAAAAAAGTCACCGGCTTTACTCCTTCCTACTTTAAGCAGCTTGGTGAACACAGACGCAAACCCCTCGATGAAATATGA
- the tpx gene encoding thiol peroxidase yields the protein MATVLFGGNPTPLAGKEVKVGDKAPDFSVVAKDLSEKHLSDFDGKIKILSIYPSIDTSVCATQNRKFNEAASSLKDDVVILSISMDLPFAQGRFCAAEGLEKVITLSDHRLADFGLKYGFLIEPLRLLARGTVVVDKDNVVRYVEYVHEVTTEPNYEAALSVAKSL from the coding sequence ATGGCAACAGTATTATTCGGAGGTAATCCCACCCCACTTGCCGGGAAAGAAGTAAAAGTAGGTGACAAAGCGCCTGATTTTTCAGTAGTGGCAAAAGATTTAAGTGAGAAACATTTGAGCGATTTTGATGGTAAAATAAAAATACTTTCTATTTATCCCAGTATCGATACTTCAGTATGCGCTACCCAAAACAGAAAGTTTAATGAAGCAGCTTCATCCTTGAAAGATGATGTTGTGATTTTGTCCATTTCGATGGATTTACCTTTTGCACAAGGTCGTTTTTGTGCAGCAGAAGGTCTTGAGAAAGTGATTACGCTATCTGATCATCGTTTGGCTGATTTTGGTTTGAAATATGGTTTTTTGATTGAACCCTTACGTCTTTTGGCGCGTGGTACGGTAGTAGTCGATAAAGATAATGTGGTTCGTTATGTTGAGTACGTTCATGAAGTGACAACCGAACCCAATTACGAAGCTGCTTTATCCGTAGCTAAATCATTGTAG